In a genomic window of Alteromonas gilva:
- a CDS encoding glutamate-5-semialdehyde dehydrogenase, translating into MSLITQIAKDTANAAKTLAILDEATKNKVLADMASAIRNNQADIIEVNIKEVAEGKKNGLDDAMIDRLTLTPARIEDMAAGIETIIELADPVGQERSITKRDNGLEINKMRVPLGVVCMIYEARPNVTADAGALCFKSGNGVILRGGKEALQTSLAIAGLLQQVLREHKLPEALISVIPDPDRALMQELMEQTDTIDVIIPRGGEGLIRYVTDNSKVPVIQHFKGVCHLYVDKEADLDMAMALLINGKTQRTGVCNALEGLVVHEAVAGDFLPQVNKMCQEKGVIVHADKAAARFFDNADVIGDDEFGEEYLGLEIAIRVVKDYDAALAHIHEFGSHHTEVICTANNDTAKHFQRAVDASAVMINASSRFNDGSQLGLGAEIGIATTKLHAYGPMGLESLTTEKYVVNGTGQVRE; encoded by the coding sequence ATGAGTTTAATAACGCAAATTGCGAAAGATACTGCTAACGCGGCAAAGACGTTAGCAATTTTAGATGAAGCAACAAAAAATAAAGTGCTGGCTGATATGGCCAGTGCGATCCGTAATAACCAGGCGGATATCATTGAGGTAAACATCAAAGAAGTGGCCGAAGGTAAGAAGAACGGTCTGGATGATGCCATGATTGACCGTCTGACGCTTACGCCGGCGCGTATTGAGGATATGGCCGCGGGTATCGAAACCATTATTGAGCTAGCGGATCCGGTGGGGCAGGAGCGTTCGATCACCAAGCGCGACAATGGCCTGGAGATCAACAAAATGCGCGTGCCACTGGGCGTAGTGTGCATGATTTATGAAGCGCGTCCTAACGTAACAGCAGATGCGGGTGCGCTGTGCTTCAAATCAGGTAACGGTGTGATTTTGCGCGGTGGTAAAGAAGCGCTGCAAACGAGCCTGGCCATTGCCGGTTTACTGCAGCAGGTGCTGCGTGAGCATAAATTACCGGAAGCCCTGATCAGCGTAATTCCTGATCCAGACCGTGCACTCATGCAGGAGCTTATGGAACAGACCGACACCATCGACGTGATAATACCGCGTGGTGGTGAGGGCTTAATCCGTTATGTCACTGATAACAGTAAAGTACCGGTTATTCAGCACTTTAAAGGGGTTTGTCACCTTTATGTCGACAAAGAAGCCGACCTGGACATGGCGATGGCGCTACTCATCAATGGTAAAACCCAGCGTACCGGGGTGTGTAATGCACTGGAAGGCCTGGTAGTGCATGAGGCCGTTGCCGGCGATTTTCTGCCGCAGGTTAATAAAATGTGCCAGGAAAAGGGCGTGATTGTTCATGCCGATAAGGCCGCAGCAAGGTTTTTCGACAATGCTGATGTCATTGGTGATGATGAATTTGGCGAGGAATACCTCGGCCTTGAAATTGCTATTCGCGTGGTTAAAGACTACGATGCGGCGCTTGCCCATATTCATGAGTTTGGTAGTCACCACACTGAGGTGATTTGTACCGCCAACAATGATACCGCCAAGCACTTTCAACGCGCCGTTGATGCCTCAGCAGTGATGATCAACGCGTCTTCGCGCTTTAATGATGGTAGTCAGCTGGGTTTAGGTGCAGAAATTGGTATTGCAACCACCAAACTTCATGCGTATGGTCCGATGGGACTTGAATCACTGACAACCGAAAAATATGTGGTTAACGGCACCGGCCAGGTGCGCGAATAG
- a CDS encoding DUF6500 family protein, producing MRQSLRKKIIQVCNSKISAKGANVGLSFYAFFANKNEDPELLMEAATWWIQTHQLDHFVKARVIKAMVEAGL from the coding sequence ATGAGACAATCTCTGCGAAAAAAGATAATACAGGTGTGTAATTCTAAGATTTCAGCAAAGGGCGCTAACGTCGGACTGTCATTCTATGCTTTCTTTGCGAATAAGAATGAAGACCCGGAGTTACTGATGGAAGCCGCGACATGGTGGATACAGACCCACCAACTGGACCACTTCGTTAAAGCGCGTGTTATTAAAGCAATGGTAGAGGCTGGGCTTTAG
- the secG gene encoding preprotein translocase subunit SecG, producing MIYQVLLVAYLIVALLLIGFVLIQQGKGADMGASFGAGGSSTVFGSGGSGNFMTRTTGILATLFFVISLVLGSITAQREKAPDEWENLEVPAVEQTVPADQDVPAVPAEQDDVPPGH from the coding sequence ATGATTTATCAAGTGCTTCTGGTTGCGTACCTTATTGTCGCACTGTTGCTAATTGGCTTTGTGTTGATCCAGCAAGGAAAGGGTGCCGATATGGGCGCGTCTTTTGGTGCCGGCGGCTCAAGCACCGTATTTGGCTCAGGCGGTTCGGGCAACTTTATGACCCGTACTACGGGTATCTTAGCCACGTTGTTCTTTGTCATCAGTCTTGTTTTAGGTAGCATTACTGCACAGCGTGAAAAAGCGCCTGATGAGTGGGAAAATTTAGAAGTACCAGCAGTTGAGCAAACTGTTCCTGCGGACCAGGATGTACCGGCAGTACCTGCAGAGCAGGACGACGTACCACCGGGACATTAA
- the tpiA gene encoding triose-phosphate isomerase, with amino-acid sequence MRKSIVAGNWKMNGSRSLVNEFFTLMDGVNKQAVEVVICPPACFISDFQGVDFALGGQTMSELDNGAHTGDISAEMLLELGCRYVIVGHSERREDHGETNDMVAAKAAKALAAGLTPIICVGESLQTREAGELESFIAAQLDALTATLSASQLAQAVIAYEPIWAIGTGKTASPEQAQQVHAFIRSHLAAFDSNAAASLPLLYGGSVNSANAQELFAQTDIDGGLIGGASLKVDEFRKVCQAAG; translated from the coding sequence ATGCGAAAGTCTATCGTAGCAGGAAACTGGAAAATGAACGGAAGCCGTTCATTAGTAAACGAATTTTTTACGCTCATGGATGGCGTGAATAAGCAGGCGGTCGAGGTGGTTATTTGCCCTCCGGCTTGCTTTATCAGTGACTTTCAGGGCGTTGACTTTGCCCTCGGTGGCCAAACCATGAGCGAACTTGATAATGGCGCTCATACGGGTGATATTTCCGCAGAAATGTTACTGGAACTTGGCTGCAGGTATGTCATTGTTGGACATTCTGAAAGACGTGAAGATCACGGTGAGACCAACGACATGGTAGCCGCCAAAGCGGCAAAAGCCCTGGCAGCAGGCCTGACACCTATAATTTGTGTTGGTGAGTCGCTGCAAACCCGGGAAGCGGGTGAGTTGGAATCATTTATTGCGGCGCAATTAGATGCACTGACAGCAACACTGTCAGCCAGTCAGTTAGCGCAGGCAGTAATAGCTTATGAGCCGATATGGGCCATTGGTACCGGTAAAACGGCCAGTCCCGAGCAGGCACAACAGGTACATGCATTTATTCGCAGTCACCTGGCTGCATTCGACAGCAACGCGGCAGCGTCTTTACCGTTACTGTACGGTGGCAGCGTGAATAGCGCGAATGCGCAAGAATTATTTGCTCAAACTGATATAGACGGTGGTCTGATTGGTGGAGCTAGTCTGAAAGTTGACGAATTTAGAAAGGTTTGCCAGGCGGCAGGCTAA
- a CDS encoding mechanosensitive ion channel family protein, whose translation MAINEFIDKSWVILLHYTQSYKLLTSIALIIVFLAGKRVVIKLLRRQGKKHGDDRRHSINTIDQLGNAVLLALLLMLWAAEVQNLALSIAAFMVAIVFATREMIQCFLGFIYYMTTRPFRVGDWVQLGEHVGEVVEMDWAKTTLLEVDAEHYGYTGKHVYVPNNQLMIQVVKNLNFLRRYRLHEFQVTVEPLVNPYSLLPEFRELANHHCDHFRDVAERYKSWIERNLDAEFISINPVIDIETNELAKFVVKIGLFCPSDESLYLEEKIRSDWLTLWFEAVQRQQMKGTLAPLVS comes from the coding sequence ATGGCGATAAACGAGTTTATCGACAAAAGCTGGGTAATACTGCTCCACTATACCCAGTCATACAAATTGCTAACGTCAATCGCACTTATTATTGTGTTTTTGGCGGGCAAGCGAGTGGTCATAAAGTTGCTGCGCCGGCAGGGCAAAAAGCATGGTGACGACCGCCGTCATTCCATCAACACTATTGATCAACTCGGTAATGCGGTATTACTCGCGCTGCTGTTGATGCTGTGGGCCGCCGAGGTGCAAAATCTTGCGCTGTCTATTGCCGCGTTTATGGTGGCAATTGTGTTTGCGACCCGCGAGATGATTCAGTGCTTTTTAGGTTTTATTTACTACATGACCACCCGTCCGTTCAGAGTTGGTGACTGGGTCCAGCTTGGCGAGCATGTGGGTGAAGTGGTGGAAATGGACTGGGCTAAAACAACCTTGCTGGAAGTGGATGCTGAGCATTATGGTTACACCGGTAAACATGTGTACGTGCCTAACAATCAATTGATGATTCAAGTGGTTAAGAATCTCAACTTTCTGCGCCGTTATCGACTGCATGAATTTCAGGTTACCGTAGAGCCACTGGTGAACCCTTATTCGCTGTTACCGGAATTCAGAGAGCTGGCTAATCATCACTGCGACCATTTTCGTGATGTCGCTGAACGCTACAAGAGCTGGATTGAGCGAAATCTTGATGCGGAATTTATCAGTATTAACCCCGTCATCGATATTGAAACCAATGAGCTGGCAAAATTTGTTGTGAAAATAGGCTTATTTTGCCCGTCAGATGAGTCCTTATATCTGGAAGAAAAGATCCGTTCCGACTGGTTAACGCTGTGGTTTGAGGCTGTCCAGCGGCAACAGATGAAAGGGACTTTAGCGCCCCTGGTCAGCTAA
- the putP gene encoding sodium/proline symporter PutP, translated as MAFESYISLAIYFAVMLGIGLFAYRQSTSDISGYILGGRQVSPQVTALSAGASDMSGWMLMGLPGAMFLTGFDAMYIAIGLVAGALANYFLVAPKLRVYTEVADDSLTVPEFFAKRFGSSTASVRIVSAVIIVLFFTLYTSAGLVAGGKLFESAFELSYQTGLVVTLAVVVSYTLLGGFLAVSMTDFVQGCIMFVALVLVPVVAFTEFDSFSQMNGAALASVPSLGESWQQLTVLGLVSSLAWGLGYFGQPHIIVRFMAIRSVNAISTARNIGMSWMLVTIIGALGTGFVGIAYANQFGLVVDDAETIFILFSQILFHPLISGFLMAAILAAIMSTISSQLLVSASSLTEDIYRVVSNKEATQKQTVAIGRYGVAGVAIVALVLAWDSSNSILSLVSNAWAGFGAAFGPLVLFCLYKKNLTHKAALAGIISGAVTVLFWIYAPVLDGGQALSSVMYEIVPGFIVSSLTIWAVSVFSEEPHADVQAKFNETNKVLAELS; from the coding sequence ATGGCATTTGAAAGTTATATATCGTTGGCTATCTATTTCGCAGTGATGCTGGGTATTGGTTTGTTCGCCTACCGGCAATCGACAAGTGATATATCCGGGTACATTTTGGGCGGGCGGCAGGTGAGCCCGCAGGTAACTGCATTATCTGCCGGGGCCTCAGACATGAGTGGCTGGATGCTAATGGGCCTGCCAGGCGCGATGTTTTTAACCGGTTTCGATGCCATGTATATCGCGATTGGTCTGGTGGCAGGTGCGCTGGCTAATTATTTTCTGGTCGCACCGAAGCTTCGTGTCTATACCGAAGTTGCGGACGACTCGTTAACGGTTCCCGAATTTTTTGCTAAACGGTTTGGTTCGTCCACAGCGAGTGTGCGCATCGTATCCGCGGTAATCATTGTACTGTTTTTTACGTTGTACACGTCGGCGGGTCTGGTAGCCGGCGGTAAGTTATTTGAAAGCGCGTTTGAATTAAGTTATCAGACCGGGTTGGTTGTTACGCTAGCTGTGGTTGTGTCATACACGCTGTTGGGCGGCTTTCTGGCGGTTAGCATGACTGACTTTGTACAGGGCTGCATTATGTTTGTAGCGCTGGTGCTGGTTCCGGTAGTGGCGTTTACAGAGTTTGATAGTTTCTCACAAATGAATGGGGCCGCATTAGCGTCGGTACCGTCATTAGGTGAATCCTGGCAACAACTCACCGTCCTTGGTTTGGTGTCAAGTCTGGCATGGGGACTGGGTTATTTTGGTCAGCCACATATCATTGTGCGCTTTATGGCTATCCGGTCGGTAAATGCCATCAGCACAGCACGCAACATTGGGATGTCATGGATGCTGGTAACTATTATCGGCGCGCTGGGAACTGGCTTTGTGGGTATAGCGTATGCCAACCAGTTCGGTTTGGTGGTCGATGATGCCGAAACAATCTTTATTTTATTTTCACAAATATTGTTTCACCCACTCATCAGTGGATTTTTAATGGCGGCAATTTTAGCAGCTATAATGAGTACCATATCATCGCAGCTATTAGTGTCGGCAAGTTCATTAACGGAAGATATTTACCGGGTTGTCAGTAACAAAGAAGCAACCCAAAAACAAACGGTAGCCATAGGTCGCTACGGTGTAGCAGGGGTCGCCATTGTGGCACTTGTTCTGGCGTGGGATTCGTCTAATTCGATTCTGTCGCTGGTGAGTAATGCCTGGGCTGGCTTTGGTGCAGCATTTGGACCTCTGGTACTGTTTTGTTTATACAAAAAGAATTTAACACACAAGGCCGCACTGGCAGGGATTATAAGTGGCGCCGTCACTGTTCTGTTTTGGATTTATGCCCCCGTCCTCGACGGCGGACAAGCTCTAAGCAGTGTGATGTACGAAATCGTGCCGGGTTTCATTGTTAGTTCGCTAACAATCTGGGCGGTTAGCGTGTTCAGTGAAGAGCCACACGCTGATGTGCAGGCCAAGTTCAACGAAACTAATAAAGTCTTAGCAGAATTATCTTAA
- a CDS encoding diacylglycerol kinase family protein: MKMVKYYVLAAVILGLLTFVIPIWWLDIPLWWGSASLMLVSFAYISNYPELFRKQQDGRIPWFVRWLFIPFLLGARLYNYFERKNDKVPNIQKIEDQLYLGTRLVSADVEHLKEQGIDCILDVTAEFDGLDWSAYRYDVDYLNIPVLDHASPTSEQLHLAINWLDQHLKDGRKALVHCALGRGRSVLVMAAYLLARDDALSIVDVMNKIQSIRATARLNKHQLKSLSTVKQNGRLKLNRQLAIVANPVAGGGKWPENREEILSYLNNHFRVTIYETTPNLNASYMAEQAIAAGDEVLIACGGDGTVSEVAETAIKYNKVLGVIPLGTANALSQVIYGMRSTLSPVTRACEIICQQHYRKVDTAICNDRLMLLVAAIGFESKMIEHADREEKDSGGQMAYLSGLWKAMNNNEPMQIKVTLDDDTSSLTTPSFVVANAAPLSTALAQGGNLPDMTDGELDVTWLNADDNEQPLFTVAELVFSNAESKRSSDKINHRKVKKVCVELDSETTYVIDGETYKGQSVSIETQPKSLLLLVDKERFSATQEIVQPN, translated from the coding sequence ATGAAAATGGTGAAGTATTACGTATTAGCCGCCGTGATCCTCGGTCTGTTAACCTTTGTTATACCGATATGGTGGCTTGATATCCCGCTATGGTGGGGCAGTGCTTCGTTGATGCTGGTGAGTTTTGCGTACATATCTAACTACCCTGAACTGTTCCGTAAACAACAAGACGGGCGGATCCCCTGGTTTGTAAGGTGGTTATTTATCCCTTTCTTACTGGGCGCTCGCTTGTACAATTACTTTGAGCGTAAAAACGACAAAGTACCGAACATTCAGAAAATAGAAGACCAACTGTATTTAGGTACCCGATTAGTCAGTGCCGACGTTGAACACCTCAAAGAACAAGGCATAGACTGTATCTTAGATGTCACTGCGGAATTTGATGGTCTTGACTGGTCGGCCTATCGTTACGACGTAGACTACCTTAATATCCCGGTGCTTGATCACGCCAGCCCTACCTCTGAGCAACTGCACCTGGCCATAAACTGGCTGGATCAGCATTTAAAAGATGGCCGCAAAGCACTGGTTCACTGTGCGTTGGGGCGCGGACGGTCAGTGCTGGTGATGGCTGCGTACCTTCTGGCTCGGGATGATGCGCTGTCGATTGTTGATGTAATGAATAAAATACAATCAATCCGCGCAACGGCAAGACTAAACAAACATCAGTTAAAAAGCTTATCTACAGTGAAACAAAACGGCCGGTTAAAACTCAATAGACAACTCGCTATTGTTGCAAATCCCGTTGCCGGTGGCGGTAAATGGCCAGAAAATCGTGAGGAAATCCTGTCTTATCTTAACAATCATTTTCGGGTAACCATTTACGAGACAACCCCCAATCTCAATGCCAGCTATATGGCTGAACAAGCCATTGCAGCGGGTGATGAAGTTTTGATTGCGTGTGGCGGCGATGGCACCGTCAGTGAAGTTGCCGAAACCGCAATCAAATACAATAAAGTGCTGGGGGTTATCCCACTTGGCACTGCCAATGCGCTAAGCCAGGTCATTTATGGCATGCGCAGTACGCTGAGTCCTGTCACCCGCGCCTGTGAGATTATTTGCCAGCAACACTACCGTAAGGTGGATACTGCGATATGCAACGATCGGCTCATGCTGCTTGTTGCGGCCATTGGTTTTGAATCTAAAATGATTGAACATGCCGACCGGGAAGAAAAAGACAGTGGTGGTCAGATGGCCTATTTGTCGGGCCTGTGGAAAGCCATGAACAACAATGAACCTATGCAGATAAAAGTGACCCTGGACGATGATACAAGTTCGCTGACTACACCTTCTTTCGTCGTCGCCAATGCCGCCCCGTTAAGTACGGCGCTGGCCCAGGGCGGCAATTTGCCCGATATGACAGACGGTGAACTAGATGTCACCTGGTTAAATGCCGATGACAATGAGCAGCCATTATTTACCGTGGCCGAACTGGTATTCAGTAATGCCGAATCCAAACGTTCATCAGACAAAATTAACCATCGTAAGGTGAAGAAAGTCTGCGTTGAACTCGATAGCGAAACGACCTATGTCATTGACGGTGAAACCTACAAGGGACAATCAGTCAGCATAGAAACCCAGCCGAAAAGTCTTTTATTGCTGGTAGATAAGGAGCGGTTCAGCGCCACGCAAGAAATCGTTCAGCCAAATTAA
- a CDS encoding DUF2878 domain-containing protein — MQKFINFAGFQLLWWLLILGQNQYAWLALVLLGVHVALSGSVQKEILILLAAGVIGTAVDSVLALSGVYIFSPSPKILLIPLWLSCLWLAFAATLRHSLSYLRHKYGLAALLGCIGGPASYLAGMKLGAVQFGPGVFVVMALLVGIWACLMPLLFYISNVIEARFDALTVSTADNKKE, encoded by the coding sequence TTGCAAAAATTCATTAATTTTGCCGGGTTTCAATTATTGTGGTGGTTGCTCATTCTGGGACAAAATCAATATGCCTGGCTGGCACTGGTGCTGCTTGGTGTTCACGTTGCACTCAGTGGCTCCGTACAAAAAGAAATTTTGATCCTCCTCGCTGCAGGGGTGATTGGTACCGCAGTAGACAGCGTGTTAGCACTGTCTGGTGTGTATATCTTTTCTCCCAGTCCGAAAATATTACTCATTCCATTGTGGTTATCCTGCCTGTGGTTGGCTTTTGCTGCCACGCTGCGCCACAGTCTGAGCTATCTACGGCATAAATACGGGTTAGCCGCACTACTTGGCTGTATAGGCGGGCCAGCCAGCTATTTGGCTGGCATGAAACTCGGTGCGGTTCAGTTTGGCCCCGGTGTTTTTGTGGTGATGGCACTACTGGTTGGCATATGGGCATGCCTTATGCCTCTACTTTTTTACATCAGTAATGTTATTGAAGCGCGATTTGATGCCTTAACCGTATCTACCGCAGATAATAAAAAGGAGTAA
- the proB gene encoding glutamate 5-kinase: MNRSNWKRIVVKVGSALIAPNRQGCSSHYLLSIAQFIVRCRSQGIQVVLVSSGSVAAGAHQFPEHSKKNIAVKKAMAAAGQTEMMATWDRLFDFATAQILLTHADLRDRERYVSIRETIFSLLDHDVLPIINENDTVTTDKLKVGDNDNLSAMVATAADADALIICSDVDGLYDKNPHKHDDAKLLSWVDTIDEKIFAMAGGAEEGGVGTGGMRTKVEAAEKAVSHGIDTFIINGFTELSFNLMLEGQNPGTHFQAHEKPMKENVHWMTHTSNAQGEVVIKKAFTDSLDESVDTLTSSEILDVKGEFSVGDTILVRREDGQKLAKARSNYSSCLLNFISSEGNQKFASEFEEKTGPIISEQHIAVLENK, translated from the coding sequence ATGAATCGCTCAAATTGGAAACGCATCGTAGTTAAGGTCGGTAGTGCATTGATAGCGCCAAACCGCCAGGGGTGTAGTAGTCATTATTTATTAAGTATTGCGCAGTTTATCGTGCGCTGCAGAAGTCAGGGCATTCAGGTTGTGCTGGTGTCATCGGGTTCGGTCGCAGCTGGTGCACACCAGTTCCCGGAGCACTCAAAGAAAAACATTGCAGTGAAGAAAGCCATGGCTGCTGCCGGACAAACCGAAATGATGGCAACCTGGGATCGGTTGTTTGACTTTGCCACGGCGCAAATTCTATTAACCCATGCCGATCTGCGCGACCGTGAACGGTATGTCAGTATTCGTGAAACAATCTTTAGTTTGTTGGATCACGATGTGTTGCCCATCATTAACGAAAACGACACCGTCACCACTGATAAACTAAAAGTTGGTGACAACGATAACTTGTCGGCAATGGTGGCCACAGCCGCCGATGCTGACGCTCTGATTATCTGTTCTGACGTAGACGGATTGTACGACAAAAATCCGCATAAACATGATGATGCAAAATTGTTGTCATGGGTGGATACCATTGACGAGAAAATTTTTGCTATGGCTGGCGGCGCCGAAGAAGGCGGTGTTGGCACTGGCGGAATGCGTACCAAGGTTGAAGCTGCTGAAAAGGCAGTGTCGCATGGTATTGATACCTTTATTATCAATGGTTTTACCGAGCTGTCGTTTAATTTGATGCTCGAAGGCCAAAACCCGGGTACGCATTTCCAGGCACACGAAAAGCCGATGAAAGAAAACGTTCACTGGATGACGCATACGTCAAATGCGCAGGGTGAGGTCGTCATTAAAAAGGCGTTTACTGACTCACTCGACGAGAGTGTTGATACCTTAACCAGTAGCGAGATCCTCGACGTTAAAGGCGAGTTTTCGGTGGGTGATACCATCTTAGTGCGTCGGGAAGATGGCCAGAAACTGGCTAAAGCAAGATCAAATTACAGTAGCTGTTTGTTGAACTTCATATCGAGTGAAGGCAACCAGAAGTTTGCATCGGAATTTGAAGAAAAGACCGGTCCAATTATTTCAGAACAGCACATAGCCGTATTGGAGAACAAATGA
- a CDS encoding HNH endonuclease, translating to MLILRLNKAGAPQDWLNIYQAARYYAQEKVLFELGHQSRTLLGGWNNQGQRSQMRISSIIACDGQVTQYGKIALNNRYLFRRDNYLCLYCGNRYRSSQLTRDHIIPRSQGGRNHWQNVATACARCNHQKGARTPEEARMPLLAVPFEPNLYERFYLMNRRILADQMDFLSHHFSTKRNWL from the coding sequence ATGTTAATTTTACGACTCAATAAAGCAGGTGCGCCGCAAGACTGGCTGAACATCTACCAGGCCGCGCGTTATTATGCACAGGAAAAGGTCCTTTTTGAACTCGGCCACCAGTCCCGCACGTTATTAGGCGGCTGGAACAACCAGGGCCAGCGCAGTCAAATGCGAATAAGCTCTATCATAGCCTGTGATGGACAGGTCACCCAGTACGGTAAAATTGCCCTCAACAACCGTTATCTGTTTCGCCGCGATAACTATCTTTGCCTGTATTGCGGTAACCGCTACCGGTCAAGTCAGCTTACCAGAGACCACATTATTCCGCGCTCACAAGGTGGTCGCAACCATTGGCAAAACGTTGCCACGGCCTGTGCCCGCTGCAATCACCAAAAAGGCGCCAGAACCCCGGAAGAGGCCCGCATGCCGCTACTGGCAGTGCCTTTCGAGCCCAATCTTTACGAACGCTTTTACCTGATGAACCGGCGTATACTGGCTGACCAAATGGACTTTCTTAGCCATCACTTCAGCACTAAGCGTAACTGGCTGTAA
- a CDS encoding SDR family NAD(P)-dependent oxidoreductase, with amino-acid sequence MTPIAMVTGGNRGIGLEIVKGLLKLGYKVLLVGRDEDNTEQAAEECIGDVHPIVMDLSSTNAISDGVVQAQAVFGDIDILVNNAGVMFDQDVTELPEQDLQTAFDVHVKAPALLTKTLLPAMIDNNYGRIINVSSGWGSFAEGLEGPPAYAITKAALNALTVKTAAQIPAGKNVTVNAMCPGWVHTRMGGSDAPLSPEEGADTAVWLAGQDKGGPNGLFFRQRKPINW; translated from the coding sequence ATGACACCCATTGCAATGGTCACTGGCGGCAACCGTGGAATTGGCCTTGAAATTGTAAAAGGGCTTCTCAAGCTTGGCTACAAAGTGCTACTGGTAGGCAGGGATGAAGACAATACAGAGCAAGCTGCTGAGGAATGCATAGGTGACGTTCACCCCATCGTTATGGATCTGTCCAGTACTAACGCCATCAGCGACGGTGTTGTTCAGGCGCAGGCTGTGTTCGGCGATATTGATATTCTGGTCAATAACGCCGGTGTTATGTTTGACCAGGACGTCACCGAGTTACCTGAGCAGGATTTACAGACAGCGTTTGATGTGCATGTTAAAGCGCCTGCGCTTCTGACAAAAACGCTGTTACCGGCCATGATAGACAATAATTACGGGCGAATTATCAACGTGTCCAGCGGCTGGGGGAGCTTTGCTGAAGGGCTTGAAGGTCCGCCTGCCTACGCAATCACTAAAGCGGCACTCAATGCGTTAACCGTAAAAACGGCGGCACAGATCCCGGCCGGTAAAAATGTCACGGTTAATGCAATGTGTCCGGGTTGGGTGCATACCAGAATGGGCGGCAGCGATGCGCCACTCAGCCCCGAAGAGGGCGCCGATACGGCAGTATGGCTGGCTGGTCAGGACAAGGGCGGACCAAACGGGTTGTTTTTCCGTCAGCGCAAGCCGATAAATTGGTAG